The nucleotide sequence CACTGGGTCATTGGCATGATTTATTGTGGCACTGAATGCTGCTGTGTGGTCTTTCAGTAGATCTGTATTTCTCCGTCAATCCCCAGTTTTTGATACATCCTTATTAATTTTGAGAGAAAAACTTTATCCACACATTTCCTGATGAAGCCTGGTGTCCTGGGTTGATGGATCCAAACATGTTCCAGTCAGTATTCTTGTACCTTTTTTGCTGCTTTTAGCAAGGTAGGAGGAACAGGGAGATGTGATGGCTTTGTGTGCCTCCTTTATATTGATATACATATAGTCACATGTTTACCAATACTGGGCCAGTGTACAATATGTTGGATAATGTCTGGTTGCAGAACTTCTCTGGAGTGTAAGAACAAAGGCACACCAGTCGATCACAATCTCCTTGCCCTAAGTTCACAAAGTATGTTCTggaaacattcaacattttacaGCAGAAAACTCGATAGCGGAGGCCACACAATTCACTTTTCCAGATGAATGTGTTGTCCAAGTGCATAGGTGCTGGCAAGTACTTCATGGTTGAGTGAGCTGTGTGTTAAAAAGCAAAACCGCTTGGCAATATGTACTGCAGATGTCTTGCTGCTGGGAGTTGCTACAATGAGGCAAGGCCATGAGACTAGACTTCATaaaaggaagaggagaaaaagacaaGATAACAGAAACATTAGGGGAGCTATCAAAAAGTGATTGAATCCAAATGGACTCTTTAACACTGGTTTGAGACATGTGTCCTTCCCCCTGGCGATGATGAAGGACCACTGAGTGGCTGGGGCTCTCCAAGGAGTATGTGGTGGTGGAGATCGATGACTCTCTTAATCTTAATCaacatgattaaaaaaaaaacatgtcttgTCACAGCTCTCTAGAAGCTAGTCCTCTTAGCCTCTGGGCTCTCCGTATCCACAAACGCAGGCCCCcgacaaacacactcactcacgCGCACGTTTTAGTAAGTGTTGTAGAGCGAGTGTGTGATACACTTTCCCCTGTCACCTACTCTGCTGCGCTGCCAGAGAGCTTTTGATTGGCCCCCGACAGAACCAATTAGATTCAGCCGCAGATAGAGACATGGAGCTAGGGGATGGGGGAGTGGGGGCTGACTGTGGAGACTGATCCAAATCTAACTTCTGTCACATAGTAGATCTCTTCCCTGCTCATCTCATCTGCTTTCCCCTTTTCTTCTTCCCCAtaccctctcactctctctcttcactgtgTGCAGTTAGGAGTTCTCCTTCCATTCATTggtctttttctttgtttgtattttgttttgtattgacGGCTGCAAGGGCAATAGGTTTCTACCATTCCCAGCTTCATTTGGTCATCCTCTCAGTGACTTTCACTGATTCTATTAGTCTTTCTCAATTGTGTGCACATGCAGTGTGTATGTTTGAATGTGTATGcttacacactcactcactcactcacgcCGTATTTTTGTGACATACGCATCCACTCCCACTCATAACACTGCCCAAAGCACTGACAGTTGGAGGATGGCTTGATTTGGACTGACATAAGTGCCCGTGCAGATTTGCGTTgaggaacttttttttttccggagctccAAAATACTTTTAACATTACGGTTGATGTTACTGAGTTCTGGTGGACTTCTTCCCAAGTCAAGCAAAGAATGACAGTCTGCGTATGTTTCCCTATTCAGGATGTATGACTACCAGCGTGTGCCAGCTTCCCTGCCCCCCCTAGCCCAGGGACCTAGCCTGGCCAAACGTCCCCgctcctcctccacttcctctgGGCACAGACGCAGCCGAGACAGACCCCCCTCCAAGAGCTCCAGAGCCCACTCCAACAGCTCCAGCAAGACCAAGTGTGAGTAATGCCCCAGAAACATCCATACACACTCAGTCACAAGCAGATATAAACACCTCACTCCAGATGGTTCCCTCATCACAACCCTTTCTCTTTTCTAATGGATTCTGGCCTATCAGGTCACAGTATTAGCTCAAATCAACAAAGCAGGACCATTAGGCGGTGTTTATGCTGTTCTTTTGCCTACCACCATCACCCAGAAATCCCTATTCTCAACACTCACCGTTGGAGTTCTTCGTTTAAAACATACTCAGAGATACTTCTTTGAcctttcctcttttcctctcaccccttctctttctcccccatccatttttctcctttctttttctccctccctccacctgtccTATCTTGGTGCAGTGCGAATGGAGGAGCTGCAGGTCATTAAGAGGGAGCTGACTCTGATAAAGACACAGATTGACGGCCTGCTTGACAGTCTGGACAGAATGGATACACAGAGGCAGGACCACACAGGTGAGACGGCCAATCAGAGAGGTAAACGGAGGGAGATGACAGGTGAGTGATCCACTCAGACAGATAGCGTGGACAAATGTAGCTGGTCGATTTGTCCAGTTGTTACAAATCAAGGTAGAAGAACAAAAGGGAGGAGTAGAGATGGTGAGGGGGCTTAATGGGTGTACTTGGTACGGAGCCCTACATGGAAGCACTGTAGCTGATGCTGCCCTCATGTggccacacaaacaaactgcaCCTTCATCTTTTTTCACCACACAGgcactgacaaagaaaataatgtgtttggGTGCATGTGTCATCCTTACTACTTCTTATCTGTACTTGTTGCCTATAATAATTGACAACTCTTGTCTCTATACGTAATTACTCCGGCATCAACTGCCATCATCCTCCGCTACTGTACCGCTATTCTGTcagtctctatctctcccccaTCAACCTCCTCTAAATCTCCTctatctatttctctctctttcatctctaatttctgtctttctccacaTGTATCCCTCTCTCTGCCGCGTCCCTCATATTCCGTCCTTTTGTCTCCCTCCATATGCGGTGCTGATTGATGAACCACGAGGGGTTAGATCTGACGTCAGCACGGAGACGTGCCAGACACTGAGAGTTACCGGTCTGCCCTAGAGAGAACTTGTTGACACTCCCACTGATTTTCTATCCTTGTTTAAGGATCTCCACTGAGGGAGGGCAGTCTGACTGGGTCACCTTACCCCCCCTCTGCCAGCAGCGGAGAGCGCTCCCCCTCCCCACTGTCCCCCATGAGCCCTCGTCGCCGCATCCAGAGAGAGAGCCCCGAACTGGGGGAGGCCAGCAACGATGATCACACGGTAAGTAGCCAGATGTGCGTGTGGAGaatctctgagtgtgtgtgggagtgttttCTCCTTGTCGCAGAGCAACATGACTTCCTTAGCATGTCCTATGGTTGGCTCAAATTTGGCAGTTGTTAGTGTGATTTGCCATGCAGCAGAAATAAAATGCTTATCtccaaacacgcacacaaatcCAAAGCCatcattaattttttttaaatgtctcatTCTGGGCA is from Esox lucius isolate fEsoLuc1 chromosome 2, fEsoLuc1.pri, whole genome shotgun sequence and encodes:
- the LOC105015999 gene encoding RNA-binding Raly-like protein isoform X2; the protein is MSMSGELKTSRTKTGSKRHSSTPYGSEYDLDYDCYQEDFYDRMYDYQRVPASLPPLAQGPSLAKRPRSSSTSSGHRRSRDRPPSKSSRAHSNSSSKTKLRMEELQVIKRELTLIKTQIDGLLDSLDRMDTQRQDHTGSPLREGSLTGSPYPPSASSGERSPSPLSPMSPRRRIQRESPELGEASNDDHTMNNHSSDPEDDM
- the LOC105015999 gene encoding RNA-binding Raly-like protein isoform X3, translating into MHARASVCARVHVTSRSEYDLDYDCYQEDFYDRMYDYQRVPASLPPLAQGPSLAKRPRSSSTSSGHRRSRDRPPSKSSRAHSNSSSKTKLRMEELQVIKRELTLIKTQIDGLLDSLDRMDTQRQDHTGSPLREGSLTGSPYPPSASSGERSPSPLSPMSPRRRIQRESPELGEASNDDHTMNNHSSDPEDDM
- the LOC105015999 gene encoding RNA-binding Raly-like protein isoform X1, whose product is MTLFKSEHNRSPRYMSMSGELKTSRTKTGSKRHSSTPYGSEYDLDYDCYQEDFYDRMYDYQRVPASLPPLAQGPSLAKRPRSSSTSSGHRRSRDRPPSKSSRAHSNSSSKTKLRMEELQVIKRELTLIKTQIDGLLDSLDRMDTQRQDHTGSPLREGSLTGSPYPPSASSGERSPSPLSPMSPRRRIQRESPELGEASNDDHTMNNHSSDPEDDM